The Phacochoerus africanus isolate WHEZ1 chromosome 15, ROS_Pafr_v1, whole genome shotgun sequence genome has a segment encoding these proteins:
- the TUG1 gene encoding taurine up-regulated 1, with protein LEEALARPPPLPGLVGRRSGRAVDRAIGWRLFLLLWHPALGAQARPPRRAPGGRWRSRRVFLLVRRTRAAAYAFAIRRGVVRVVGGGGQLLRPAPGEAAAAAAGFGTAGEAGVAGAGLEAWHHPSGPARTQLGGQEGAGGWLVVGFLLCLFLLMPP; from the coding sequence CTCGAAGAAGCCCTGGCGcgccctccccccctccccggtCTGGTAGGGCGAAGGAGCGGGCGCGCGGTCGATCGAGCGATCGGTTGGCGGCTCTTTCTCCTGCTCTGGCATCCAGCTCTTGGGGCGCAGGCCCGGCCGCCGCGGCGCGCGCCCGGTGGCCGTTGGCGTTCGCGCCGCGTCTTTCTTCTCGTACGCAGAACTCGGGCGGCGGCCTATGCGTTTGCTATCCGACGAGGAGTCGTCCGGGTGGTCGGCGGCGGCGGGCAGTTGCTCCGCCCCGCTCctggggaggcggcggcggcggcggcgggattTGGCACGGCCGGGGAAGCTGGGGTGGCCGGGGCCGGCCTGGAGGCCTGGCACCACCCTTCGGGGCCTGCAAGGACCCAACTGGGGGGACAGGAGGGAGCCGGGGGATGGTTGGTGGTGGGCTTTCTACTTTGTCTTTTCCTCCTTATGCCGCCTTAG